A genomic stretch from Bosea sp. F3-2 includes:
- a CDS encoding SIS domain-containing protein, with protein sequence MSIAFDRGTVLSGLEPTRAALPAAFALGQELAPQIDRVYLVACGSANRAMLGIQYWLERYSPGIEVRRYFPAEFMAIDPPRLDERTLVLLASKSGTTPETVAAAHFLKDRPCQIVAFSQYGDKPLAQAVPQHFLVGSTSESFAAMFMLMQALIGGLMTAREGWPLGAKLLASLDALPAAMCDAAEQNEARAAADAVTYAGDDHIYHVASGPGFTTAYVFGVCILMEMLWLHSYPIEAAEFFHGPFEIVDRETPLILITGEDPSRPLMERVVSFCDTYAGRVMKYDSRDFSMRGIDPEIRAIVAPYILQAALKRMSAHLSVLRNQPLTTRRYMWKVAY encoded by the coding sequence ATGTCCATCGCCTTCGACCGCGGCACCGTTCTGTCCGGGCTGGAGCCGACACGTGCAGCACTGCCGGCGGCCTTCGCGCTAGGGCAGGAACTCGCTCCGCAGATCGACCGCGTCTATCTGGTCGCCTGCGGCTCGGCGAACCGGGCCATGCTCGGCATCCAGTACTGGCTCGAGCGCTATTCGCCGGGCATCGAGGTCCGGCGTTATTTTCCGGCCGAGTTCATGGCGATCGACCCGCCGCGGCTCGATGAGCGGACGCTAGTGCTGCTCGCGTCGAAATCCGGCACGACGCCGGAAACCGTGGCGGCCGCTCATTTCCTCAAGGACAGGCCCTGTCAGATCGTTGCCTTCAGCCAGTATGGCGACAAACCGCTGGCGCAGGCGGTGCCGCAGCATTTCCTCGTCGGCAGCACCAGCGAATCCTTTGCCGCCATGTTCATGCTGATGCAGGCGCTGATCGGCGGCCTGATGACCGCGAGGGAGGGCTGGCCGCTCGGCGCCAAGCTGCTTGCCTCGCTCGATGCGCTCCCTGCGGCGATGTGCGATGCGGCTGAGCAGAACGAAGCGCGCGCGGCGGCCGATGCCGTTACTTATGCGGGTGATGACCACATCTACCACGTCGCCTCGGGGCCGGGCTTCACCACGGCCTACGTCTTCGGCGTCTGCATCCTGATGGAGATGCTCTGGCTGCACAGCTATCCGATTGAGGCGGCCGAATTCTTCCACGGCCCCTTCGAGATCGTCGATCGCGAGACGCCGCTGATCCTGATCACCGGCGAGGATCCGAGCCGGCCGCTGATGGAGCGGGTCGTGAGCTTCTGCGACACCTATGCCGGGCGCGTGATGAAATACGATTCCCGCGACTTCTCGATGAGGGGCATTGACCCGGAAATCCGTGCCATCGTCGCGCCCTATATCCTGCAGGCGGCGCTCAAGCGCATGTCGGCGCATCTTTCGGTACTCCGCAACCAGCCTCTCACCACCCGCCGTTACATGTGGAAGGTGGCGTACTGA
- a CDS encoding GntR family transcriptional regulator, protein MPKPLKRVKPIYVEVQDYLLDLIGGPDYGPGDRIPSERTLAETLGINRMTVRKAIDRLVERNVLERNGTSGTRIPLVQVSRPIDAPASLGITRIIRNAGGEPGSKLLHFAEEAATESVAQRLEVPPGTELIMARRLRSVNDEAFCIETSYLPMQRVPGLTAEDLLSGQSLYELLRQRYGIEISIRDREISVGTATEREAQALALAPGSPTLVLRIVARDGDGRPVEYMRSVNHPHHVVFRSSAPPSRP, encoded by the coding sequence ATGCCCAAGCCGCTGAAGCGGGTGAAACCGATCTATGTCGAGGTGCAGGACTATCTCCTCGACCTCATCGGCGGGCCGGATTACGGCCCGGGCGACCGGATTCCCTCGGAACGGACCCTCGCCGAAACGCTTGGCATCAACCGCATGACGGTCCGCAAGGCGATCGACCGGCTGGTCGAGCGCAATGTCCTGGAGCGCAACGGCACCAGCGGTACGCGGATCCCCCTGGTCCAGGTGTCGCGGCCGATCGATGCGCCGGCTTCCCTCGGCATCACCCGCATCATCCGCAACGCCGGCGGCGAGCCCGGCAGCAAGCTGCTGCACTTCGCCGAGGAGGCCGCGACCGAAAGCGTGGCCCAGCGTCTCGAAGTGCCGCCGGGCACGGAGTTGATCATGGCCCGCCGGCTGCGGAGCGTGAACGACGAAGCCTTTTGCATCGAGACGAGCTATCTGCCGATGCAACGCGTCCCTGGCCTGACGGCCGAGGACCTGCTCAGCGGCCAGTCTCTCTACGAATTGCTGCGACAGCGCTACGGCATCGAGATCAGTATCCGCGACCGCGAGATCAGCGTCGGCACAGCGACGGAACGTGAGGCTCAGGCGCTCGCGCTGGCGCCGGGCTCGCCGACGCTCGTCCTGCGGATCGTGGCGCGCGACGGAGACGGCCGGCCTGTCGAATACATGCGATCGGTCAACCATCCCCATCACGTCGTCTTCCGCAGTTCCGCGCCCCCTTCCCGCCCATAA
- a CDS encoding ABC transporter substrate-binding protein — MVSISRRSLLAAGAGLPLLGLRAQAQAGSKVLRFGLSSFPPSLQPWLHTGTAALTVKLLVFRGLTGFDERGEVRPELAESWEREGETGWVFKLRQASFHNGKPVTSEDVKWTLEQVAAPNSTAFLKAEFSGVERIETPDARTVRIVMKQPTVTLPIWLASPHMPIIAKDSIEGRAGLGVGAGPFTIKAQERGASIEVGKFDKYYKPGQPKLDGIRLVAYADENLRVAALQAGDVDLIEYVPWQSMGTIEKDSRLRLVAVDGPFMGLNFNGGAGPFKDVRLRQAVAHAIRREDIVQAAFFGRGSKLEGIPIPPSSPYFDKARSEYWNYDPAKAKKLMAEAGVPNGFSCTLLSTAQYGMHKSTAEVVQANLAEIGIEAKLNLPDWAARVDLAGKGRYDFMVQGTTADNNDPDGLAPLIDGDLPANMARSWQLPTPEMHALFAKGRAEFDPAKRKAVYAELEKYALEQAPLVGLAWRAQGYAMVTGLTGFKCYPGGTNFYSAYSLDEAALS, encoded by the coding sequence ATGGTGTCGATCTCTCGCCGCAGCCTGCTCGCCGCCGGCGCAGGCTTGCCTCTCCTGGGACTGCGAGCCCAAGCCCAGGCCGGGAGCAAGGTGCTGCGCTTCGGCCTGTCGAGCTTTCCGCCCAGCCTGCAGCCCTGGCTCCATACCGGTACGGCCGCGCTCACGGTCAAGCTGCTCGTCTTTCGGGGGCTGACCGGCTTCGACGAGCGAGGCGAGGTGAGGCCCGAACTGGCCGAGAGTTGGGAGCGCGAGGGTGAGACCGGCTGGGTCTTCAAGCTGCGCCAGGCGAGCTTCCACAACGGCAAGCCGGTCACATCCGAGGATGTGAAATGGACGCTGGAACAGGTCGCCGCGCCGAATTCGACGGCCTTCCTGAAGGCTGAGTTCAGTGGCGTCGAACGCATCGAGACCCCCGATGCGCGCACCGTTCGCATCGTCATGAAGCAGCCGACCGTGACGTTGCCGATCTGGCTCGCCAGCCCGCATATGCCGATCATCGCCAAGGATTCGATCGAGGGCCGGGCCGGGCTAGGCGTCGGCGCGGGGCCGTTCACGATCAAGGCGCAGGAACGCGGCGCCTCGATCGAGGTCGGCAAGTTCGACAAATATTACAAGCCGGGCCAGCCGAAGCTCGACGGCATCAGGCTCGTCGCCTATGCCGACGAAAACCTGCGCGTCGCCGCGCTCCAGGCCGGCGATGTCGACCTCATCGAATACGTGCCCTGGCAGTCCATGGGTACGATCGAGAAGGATTCCCGCCTGCGGCTCGTCGCGGTGGATGGCCCCTTCATGGGGTTGAATTTCAACGGCGGGGCCGGCCCGTTCAAGGATGTGCGGCTACGCCAGGCGGTCGCCCATGCCATCCGCCGCGAGGATATCGTCCAGGCCGCCTTCTTCGGCCGGGGCAGCAAGCTGGAAGGCATCCCGATCCCGCCGAGCAGCCCCTATTTTGACAAGGCCCGTTCGGAATACTGGAACTACGACCCGGCCAAGGCGAAGAAGCTGATGGCCGAGGCCGGGGTGCCGAACGGCTTTTCCTGCACGCTGCTGTCGACGGCGCAGTACGGCATGCACAAATCGACCGCGGAGGTCGTGCAGGCCAATCTCGCCGAGATCGGCATCGAGGCGAAGCTCAACCTGCCCGACTGGGCCGCGCGCGTCGATCTGGCGGGGAAGGGGCGCTATGACTTCATGGTGCAGGGCACGACGGCAGACAACAACGATCCCGATGGGCTCGCGCCGCTGATCGACGGCGACCTGCCAGCCAATATGGCACGAAGCTGGCAGCTTCCGACGCCGGAGATGCATGCCCTCTTCGCCAAGGGGCGAGCGGAGTTCGACCCCGCCAAGCGCAAGGCGGTCTATGCCGAGCTGGAAAAATACGCCCTGGAACAGGCTCCGCTCGTCGGTCTCGCCTGGCGCGCGCAGGGCTATGCCATGGTCACGGGCCTGACAGGCTTCAAATGCTATCCGGGTGGAACGAACTTCTACTCGGCCTATTCGCTCGACGAGGCTGCGCTCTCCTGA
- a CDS encoding RidA family protein — MSEIVKVKSGSKYETLNSYSRVVVAGDMIFVSNTAGRNYKTRAIASDAKGQAEQAFCNIEGALAAVGASLKDVVAVKVFVPDIADMEAVGEVVGRKFKDIDPANTTTCTPLGQPELKVEFEVTAYKRRNPDQPEQRISVDLS, encoded by the coding sequence ATGAGCGAGATCGTCAAAGTCAAATCCGGCAGCAAATACGAGACGCTGAACAGCTATTCGCGGGTGGTCGTCGCCGGCGACATGATCTTCGTCTCGAACACCGCGGGGCGGAACTACAAGACCCGCGCTATCGCGTCCGACGCCAAGGGGCAGGCGGAGCAGGCCTTCTGCAACATCGAGGGCGCGCTCGCCGCCGTCGGCGCCTCGCTGAAGGATGTCGTCGCGGTCAAGGTCTTCGTGCCTGACATTGCCGATATGGAGGCGGTCGGCGAGGTGGTCGGCCGCAAGTTCAAGGACATCGACCCGGCCAACACCACGACCTGCACGCCGCTCGGTCAGCCCGAGCTCAAGGTCGAATTCGAGGTGACCGCCTACAAGCGGCGCAATCCGGACCAGCCCGAGCAGCGCATCAGCGTCGATCTCTCCTGA
- a CDS encoding FAD-binding oxidoreductase encodes MPDVVIVGGGISGVSAAYEIARAGHSVTLLEARGLAAMASSWTLGGVRQSGRDPAELPLAKAAVERWGGLDAELDAPTGYRRQGNLRLARTEAEVEVIRKLVEQQSHLGLTIAYLPDNAAVRAKAPAIGPGILAASFCPGDGHADPVPAVRAYAEAARRHGAIVREGVPVRALTRAGERITGVETQTGETIPTGCVIVAAGIHTPELLQPLGLALPLSVKLVCVMQSVPLPPLLAPVFGVANADCAGRQEIDGRLRVTTGIGDWPHDPAGWNEASLAPRSRDVAALIARATQILPALAEAGIARLWGGLIDLTPDALPAIDADTGLDGLVVAAGFSGHGFGIGPVTGEILADLALSRRPRFGLSPFRLNRFADGRRRDAELTLHG; translated from the coding sequence ATGCCGGACGTCGTCATCGTCGGAGGCGGAATCAGCGGGGTTTCTGCCGCCTACGAGATCGCGCGGGCGGGCCATTCCGTGACGCTGCTCGAAGCGCGCGGGCTGGCGGCAATGGCGTCAAGCTGGACGCTCGGCGGCGTCCGCCAATCGGGACGCGACCCTGCCGAACTGCCGCTAGCGAAGGCCGCGGTCGAGCGCTGGGGCGGTCTCGACGCCGAGCTCGACGCGCCGACCGGTTATCGCCGGCAGGGCAATCTGCGGCTGGCGCGCACCGAGGCGGAAGTCGAGGTCATCCGGAAGCTGGTGGAGCAGCAGAGCCACCTCGGCCTGACCATCGCGTACCTGCCCGACAATGCGGCGGTGCGGGCGAAGGCTCCTGCGATCGGGCCGGGCATTCTCGCCGCCTCCTTCTGTCCGGGCGACGGCCATGCCGATCCGGTTCCGGCTGTGCGCGCCTATGCCGAGGCCGCCCGCCGGCATGGTGCGATCGTCCGCGAGGGCGTTCCGGTTCGCGCGCTGACCCGCGCGGGTGAGCGGATCACCGGTGTCGAAACGCAGACCGGCGAGACCATCCCCACCGGCTGCGTCATCGTGGCGGCGGGCATCCATACGCCGGAGCTGCTGCAACCGCTCGGGCTTGCCCTGCCGCTCTCCGTCAAGCTTGTCTGCGTCATGCAGAGCGTGCCGCTGCCACCATTGCTCGCCCCGGTCTTCGGCGTTGCCAATGCGGATTGCGCCGGGCGGCAGGAGATCGACGGGCGGCTGCGCGTCACCACCGGCATCGGCGACTGGCCGCATGATCCGGCCGGCTGGAACGAGGCCTCGCTCGCCCCGCGCAGCCGCGACGTCGCGGCGCTGATCGCCCGCGCGACACAGATCCTGCCGGCGCTGGCGGAGGCCGGCATCGCCCGGCTCTGGGGCGGCCTGATCGATCTCACGCCGGATGCCCTGCCCGCGATCGATGCCGATACCGGCCTCGACGGGCTCGTCGTCGCGGCCGGCTTCTCCGGCCACGGCTTCGGCATCGGGCCGGTGACCGGCGAGATCCTGGCCGATCTCGCCCTGTCGCGCCGGCCGCGCTTCGGTCTTTCCCCCTTCCGGCTGAACCGCTTCGCCGATGGCCGGCGACGGGACGCTGAACTGACCCTGCACGGATAG
- a CDS encoding SDR family NAD(P)-dependent oxidoreductase, translating into MLPPKGRVILISGANRGIGRAVAEVLYGEGYSVSLGGRDLNSLKAMSASWDAARVHIARYDAGDWASQRAWVDAAAARFGRIDGLVNNAGMHSAMTLRTPDEAALDAIWAANCKGPLNLIHCALPHLEACGTGRIVNIASLSGKRVRNDHVAYNMTKHAMIALNHAARRIAWDKGVRATALCPSFVRTDMTASSTALPPEAMTQPADLAQLVATVLALPNNATVAELLVNCRLEDTL; encoded by the coding sequence ATGCTGCCGCCTAAGGGACGCGTCATCCTGATTTCCGGGGCCAATCGCGGCATCGGCCGCGCCGTCGCCGAGGTGCTGTATGGCGAGGGCTACAGCGTCAGCCTGGGCGGGCGCGACCTCAATTCCCTCAAGGCGATGAGCGCAAGCTGGGATGCCGCGCGCGTCCATATCGCCCGCTACGACGCCGGCGACTGGGCGAGCCAACGCGCATGGGTCGATGCGGCGGCAGCCCGCTTCGGCCGGATTGACGGGCTGGTGAACAATGCCGGCATGCATAGCGCCATGACGCTGCGCACGCCCGACGAAGCCGCGCTCGATGCGATCTGGGCCGCGAACTGCAAGGGACCGCTCAACCTGATCCATTGCGCCCTGCCGCATCTCGAAGCGTGCGGCACCGGCCGCATCGTCAATATCGCCTCGCTCTCGGGCAAGCGCGTGCGCAACGACCATGTCGCCTACAATATGACAAAGCACGCAATGATCGCGCTCAACCATGCGGCGCGGCGCATCGCCTGGGACAAGGGCGTGCGGGCGACGGCGCTCTGCCCCTCCTTCGTGCGCACCGACATGACGGCTTCGAGCACGGCATTGCCGCCGGAGGCGATGACCCAGCCGGCCGATCTCGCGCAGCTGGTTGCCACCGTCCTGGCGCTGCCCAACAATGCCACGGTCGCGGAATTGCTGGTCAACTGCAGGCTGGAGGACACGCTTTAG
- a CDS encoding ABC transporter substrate-binding protein, protein MKRPVSILAALLAGALMAGPALAQKTVLTVGMQSSDAGVLDPHLNSGTPGKAMLQWMFNGLVRIKPGELSPEFIEPDLAESWTASPDGKEWSFKLRQGVQCHHGYGEFTSEDAVYSLKRASTKESSAFSSDYSAVQSIEAPDKYTVKITLKEPIPSLLGIVMNYHGGNMVCKKAAEELGKDGFAKKPVGTGPFMFSEYVPQQYAKLVANPNYFRGKPKLTEILYRFIPSDSSRDLAFQSGELDMMLGRQEQAWVDRMNALPGVKVVAMGPAEMSVLHLNTSQPPLDNLKVRQAIAHAIDRNAIWQFRGKNISRPAVSVVPSGYLGTDEKAPLLPYDLAKAKALLAEAGFPNGITIKAINTTLPSMLSFTEAVQALLKRANITLEIQPVEHATFHQQIRQDLSQVVHFQAARFPVADVYLSQFFHSRAIVKTPTAVTNFSHCKVADAEIDQARSETDKAKQLALWKTAQEKIIAEVCAVPVNEMMQLWAYKDSLDLGYELKASLNLGPPVLETTRFTK, encoded by the coding sequence ATGAAGAGACCCGTTTCGATCCTCGCCGCCTTGCTGGCCGGCGCCCTGATGGCCGGGCCGGCCCTCGCGCAGAAGACCGTCTTGACCGTCGGCATGCAAAGCTCCGATGCGGGCGTGCTCGATCCGCATCTGAATTCCGGCACGCCGGGCAAGGCGATGCTGCAATGGATGTTCAACGGGCTGGTGCGGATCAAGCCCGGCGAGCTCTCGCCGGAATTCATCGAGCCTGACCTCGCCGAAAGCTGGACCGCCTCGCCCGACGGCAAGGAATGGAGCTTCAAGCTGCGCCAGGGCGTGCAGTGCCACCATGGCTATGGTGAATTCACCTCGGAGGATGCCGTCTATTCGCTGAAGCGGGCCTCCACCAAGGAAAGCTCGGCCTTCTCGTCGGACTACAGCGCCGTCCAGTCGATCGAGGCCCCGGACAAGTACACCGTCAAGATCACGCTCAAGGAGCCGATCCCCAGCCTGCTCGGCATCGTCATGAACTACCATGGGGGCAACATGGTCTGTAAAAAGGCTGCCGAGGAATTGGGTAAGGATGGCTTCGCCAAGAAGCCGGTCGGCACCGGCCCGTTCATGTTCTCCGAATATGTGCCGCAGCAATACGCCAAGCTCGTCGCCAACCCGAACTACTTCCGCGGCAAGCCGAAGCTGACCGAGATCCTCTACCGCTTCATCCCCTCCGACTCCTCGCGCGACCTCGCCTTCCAATCCGGCGAGCTCGACATGATGCTCGGTCGCCAGGAGCAGGCCTGGGTCGACCGCATGAATGCGCTGCCCGGCGTCAAGGTGGTGGCGATGGGCCCGGCCGAGATGTCGGTGCTGCACCTCAACACCAGCCAGCCGCCACTCGACAACCTCAAAGTCCGGCAGGCGATCGCCCATGCCATCGACCGCAATGCGATCTGGCAGTTCCGTGGCAAGAACATCTCGCGCCCGGCCGTCTCGGTGGTGCCGTCAGGCTATCTCGGCACGGATGAGAAGGCGCCGCTCCTGCCCTATGACCTCGCCAAGGCGAAGGCGCTTCTGGCCGAGGCCGGCTTCCCGAACGGCATCACCATCAAAGCGATCAACACCACCCTGCCCTCGATGCTGAGCTTCACCGAAGCGGTGCAGGCCCTGCTGAAGCGCGCCAACATCACCCTGGAGATCCAGCCGGTGGAGCACGCGACCTTCCACCAGCAGATCCGGCAGGACCTGTCGCAGGTCGTGCATTTCCAGGCGGCGCGCTTCCCGGTGGCGGACGTCTATCTCTCGCAATTCTTCCATTCGCGGGCGATCGTGAAGACGCCGACTGCGGTGACCAATTTCTCGCACTGCAAGGTGGCCGACGCCGAGATCGACCAGGCCCGCTCCGAGACGGACAAGGCCAAGCAGCTCGCCCTGTGGAAGACGGCGCAGGAGAAGATCATCGCCGAGGTCTGTGCCGTGCCGGTCAACGAGATGATGCAGCTCTGGGCCTACAAGGACAGCCTCGACCTCGGCTACGAGCTCAAGGCCTCGCTCAATCTCGGCCCGCCGGTGCTGGAGACGACGCGCTTCACCAAGTGA
- a CDS encoding ABC transporter permease — MSAFLVKRLGFAVVTLWAVLSLVFVVVRIVPGDPAQVILGDQADAAAIAAMRTRLGLDVPMAEQYTSFLAGAVRGDWGVSLVTGRPVIQEVLAVLPWTIELTLVSMAIGIIIGVPLGVWAAVNRNRMPDYVTRIASLIGLSFPPFVSAIILLIVFAIMLRWFPVISAGQGSPSAWFQSMALPALNLGLIMAAYITRVARSAMLEVMQEDYVRSARAKGVPWRVVVWRHALRNALIPIITIVGLYLGILIGNSVLTEIVFNRPGLGKLIVGALNQRDYTMLQGMMVIYTLIVVLVNITTDITYALVDPRVKLS, encoded by the coding sequence ATGAGCGCCTTCCTCGTCAAACGCCTCGGCTTCGCCGTCGTCACGCTCTGGGCGGTGCTCTCGCTTGTCTTCGTCGTGGTGCGCATCGTGCCGGGCGATCCCGCGCAGGTGATCCTCGGTGACCAGGCCGATGCCGCCGCCATCGCCGCGATGCGCACGCGGCTCGGCCTCGATGTGCCGATGGCCGAGCAATACACTTCCTTCCTCGCGGGTGCCGTGCGCGGCGACTGGGGCGTCTCCCTCGTCACGGGCCGTCCGGTGATCCAGGAGGTTCTCGCCGTCCTGCCCTGGACGATCGAGCTCACCCTGGTCTCGATGGCGATCGGCATCATCATCGGCGTGCCGCTCGGCGTCTGGGCCGCGGTCAATCGCAACCGCATGCCGGACTACGTCACTCGCATCGCCTCGCTGATCGGCCTCTCCTTCCCGCCCTTCGTCTCGGCGATCATCCTGCTGATCGTCTTCGCGATCATGCTGCGCTGGTTTCCGGTAATCAGCGCCGGCCAGGGCTCGCCTTCTGCCTGGTTCCAGTCAATGGCGCTGCCGGCGCTCAATCTCGGGCTGATCATGGCGGCCTACATCACCCGCGTCGCCCGCTCGGCCATGCTGGAGGTGATGCAGGAGGATTATGTCCGCAGCGCCCGCGCCAAGGGCGTGCCCTGGCGCGTTGTGGTCTGGCGGCATGCGCTGCGCAATGCGCTGATCCCGATCATCACCATCGTCGGGCTCTATCTCGGCATCCTGATCGGCAATTCGGTGCTGACCGAGATTGTCTTCAACCGGCCGGGCCTCGGCAAGCTGATCGTCGGCGCGCTGAACCAGCGCGACTACACCATGCTGCAGGGCATGATGGTGATCTACACGCTGATCGTCGTTCTGGTGAACATCACGACCGACATCACCTACGCCCTCGTCGACCCCCGGGTGAAGCTGTCATGA
- a CDS encoding ABC transporter permease: MSTSVHDTAPIAPPRLRWLKATIGAFNANKTSWVGLAIVVAVILAAALAPVIAPHDPLEQNILSRLQPPHEDYYLGTDYFGRDILSRLLYGARISLVIGIASTVIAMVAGSLIGLLAGYYGGRFDIVVMQAMDILLAFPSLILGLILVAMLGPSMENITIAIALTSIPSFARIARAPTITVKERDYISAGRALAFSDARIMAGHILPNIFPEILVMASLWLANAIRTEASLAFIGLGVKPPTATWGGMIREGFENILDSYWLVLAPSLAILIVVFALNVLGDGLRDAIDPKLKGER; this comes from the coding sequence ATGAGCACCTCCGTCCATGATACCGCCCCCATCGCCCCGCCCCGGCTGCGCTGGCTGAAGGCCACAATCGGGGCTTTCAACGCCAACAAGACCTCCTGGGTCGGTCTTGCCATCGTTGTCGCCGTGATCCTCGCCGCCGCGCTGGCACCAGTCATCGCCCCGCATGACCCGCTGGAGCAGAACATCCTGTCGCGGCTCCAGCCGCCTCACGAGGACTACTATCTCGGCACCGACTATTTCGGCCGCGACATTCTCTCCCGACTGCTCTACGGCGCCCGGATCTCGCTGGTGATCGGCATCGCCTCGACCGTCATCGCCATGGTCGCCGGCTCGCTGATCGGCCTTCTCGCCGGCTATTACGGCGGGCGCTTCGACATCGTGGTGATGCAGGCGATGGACATCCTGCTCGCCTTCCCCTCGCTGATCCTCGGCCTGATCCTCGTCGCCATGCTCGGCCCGTCGATGGAGAACATCACCATCGCGATCGCGCTGACCTCGATCCCCTCCTTCGCCCGGATCGCGCGGGCGCCGACGATCACGGTGAAGGAGCGCGACTATATCAGCGCCGGCCGGGCGCTGGCCTTCTCCGACGCGCGGATCATGGCCGGGCACATCCTGCCCAACATCTTTCCCGAGATCCTGGTGATGGCCTCGCTCTGGCTCGCCAATGCGATCCGCACGGAAGCCTCGCTCGCCTTCATCGGGCTCGGCGTGAAGCCGCCGACGGCGACCTGGGGCGGCATGATCCGCGAGGGCTTCGAGAACATCCTCGACAGCTACTGGCTGGTGCTGGCGCCAAGCCTCGCGATCCTTATCGTCGTCTTCGCGCTCAACGTCCTCGGCGACGGCCTGCGCGACGCCATCGACCCCAAGCTGAAGGGCGAGCGATGA